A region of Anopheles merus strain MAF chromosome 2R, AmerM5.1, whole genome shotgun sequence DNA encodes the following proteins:
- the LOC121589376 gene encoding Hermansky-Pudlak syndrome 5 protein homolog: MDATNKQYALRDRAELSAFVNQPFRNNSRIKFTCFDCSPKYFVFGANSGSLYLYDRITTSFLAIFPSQLGTIGKVSISHNEKQIAIGNQTGSIGVLLELEPPHVKEILSTELAPSTDGEGQPIDLGGPAFVTSFCWTEDDRELYCGDSRGIVSLIQFSLFMGRNILNISLHPVLLLENRIVQIDRYKDLLLVSTLSKCVLCNTAREEFKQIGNRPRDGQYGASFVIAHPNTNASAATTTTPSPPLMIVDEEDVRIFCSRPGSRLWEADLEGNVIRTHQFKQAVATAAAAAVAASRRRRSHQQQLQCLQESELATAPTEAPDGTLMVVPFQVLYSIRRQLLLVHDRCQLLIIDPLHSKIVLRTDEFTDITHVAVVDEWIYLLTGENRVFQVRVEIQGDEDPFPTPGMVDEPCLESRKQKQGVYILDSMLNNNNNNNNNNNNGKQLNGKESPLLLSTEATIKEALVSVVRGKYGRNIKQMFMGYEQQQQRTPNGAPERPKTLNLTKIYEPSRSNAFANGNGHALLAEFGIEAEVEDLECDDIMEELVQTRTGQALLGKAMANGAGTGKQQPGKKKFSTSLLDGYETSEDDVTVRNLYLIFRSSIISNLNFADRYAKIFDEYDTETIVRLLRKLETLMEENEEPNARLKCMRIYFHYLKPELLWEIDADSRQFIKDGFIVCNTTDGADRACLERLAHCAACGYYLEATASCHYREIGTSLLQYYWSRKEYDECFAMVKRVPYLWRTITRYYIQDRREDKVVQCVWNLADPELLERAAGELPFELDHWRQLFELAIAYHQRHEMICLSCDKSISGRPEDNQRDNRSAVEANGDGDHRAAGSTEAESQFRQWNYLLGVALAHIRSPTELLCLVRRYADNIPRGAIAPSFYIRCLLLEAK; the protein is encoded by the exons ATGGATGCAACGAATAAGCAATACGCACTGCGAGATAGAGCCGAATTATCAGCGTTCGTTAATCAGCCGTTTAGAAACAATAGTCGCATTAAG TTCACCTGCTTCGACTGTTCGCCGAAGTACTTCGTGTTTGGGGCCAACTCCGGAAGCCTTTATCTGTACGATCGCATCACGACTAGCTTTCTGGCCATCTTCCCTAGTCAGCTGGGCACCATCGGCAAGGTATCGATTTCCCACAACGAAAAGCAAATCGCCATCGGCAATCAGACTGGCTCAATCGGGGTCCTGCTGGAGCTGGAACCGCCACACGTTAAGGAGATCCTCAGCACGGAGCTAGCCCCGTCGACCGATGGCGAGGGTCAGCCGATCGATCTGGGCGGGCCCGCGTTTGTCACGAGCTTCTGCTGGACGGAGGACGACCGGGAGCTGTACTGTGGCGACTCGCGGGGCATCGTGTCGCTAATACAGTTCTCGCTGTTCATG GGTCGAAACATCCTGAACATCAGCCTACATccagtgctgctgctcgaaaaTCGTATAGTACAAATAGATCGCTACAAGGATCTGCTGTTGGTGTCGACGCTTTCGAAGTGTGTACTTTGCAACACGGCGAGGGAAGAATTTAAACAG ATCGGTAACCGACCCCGGGATGGACAGTATGGCGCATCGTTCGTTATCGCTCATCCGAATACCAACGCTagcgccgccaccaccaccacgcccTCTCCCCCGCTGATGATTGTCGATGAGGAGGATGTGCGCATATTTTGCTCGCGGCCCGGTAGCCGCCTGTGGGAAGCCGATCTCGAGGGAAACGTGATTCGGACGCATCAGTTCAAACAGGCTGTtgcgacggcggcggcggcggcggtagcTGCCAGCCGTCGCCGCCgcagccaccagcagcagttaCAGTGTTTGCAAGAGTCCGAGCTGGCGACGGCACCGACGGAAGCGCCCGACGGCACGCTGATGGTGGTACCGTTCCAGGTGCTGTACTCCATTCGccggcagctgctgctggtgcacgATCGCTGCCAGCTGTTAATAATCGATCCGCTGCACTCGAAGATCGTGCTGCGCACGGACGAGTTCACCGACATCACGCACGTGGCCGTGGTGGACGAGTGGATCTACTTGCTCACCGGAGAGAACCGAGTGTTTCAGGTGCGCGTGGAAATCCAGGGCGACGAAGACCCATTCCCAACGCCCGGCATGGTCGACGAACCGTGTCTCGAGTCGCGGAAACAAAAGCAGGGCGTGTACATACTAGACAGTatgctcaacaacaacaacaacaacaacaacaacaacaacaatggaAAGCAGCTGAACGGGAAGGAAAGCCCCCTGCTGCTCTCGACGGAAGCCACCATCAAGGAGGCGCTCGTGTCGGTCGTTCGCGGCAAGTACGGGCGCAACATTAAGCAAATGTTTATGGGatacgagcagcagcagcagcgtacaCCAAACGGTGCACCGGAGCGACCGAAAACGTTGAATCTTACCAAGATCTACGAACCGAGCCGTTCGAACGCGTTTGCCAACGGAAACGGGCACGCACTGCTCGCCGAGTTTGGCATTGAGGCGGAGGTGGAGGATTTGGAGTGCGACGACATAATGGAGGAGCTGGTACAGACCCGCACCGGCCAGGCACTGCTCGGCAAAGCGATGGCGAACGGCGCCGGGACGGGGAAGCAACAGCCGGGGAAGAAGAAATTTTCCACCTCCCTGCTCGACGGGTACGAAACGTCGGAGGACGACGTAACCGTCCGCAATCTGTATCTGATCTTCCGCTCGTCGATCATTAGCAATCTGAACTTTGCCGACCGGTACGCGAAGATTTTCGACGAGTACGACACGGAAACGATCGTGCGGTTGCTGCGCAAGCTGGAAACGCTGATGGAGGAGAACGAGGAACCGAACGCGCGCCTCAAGTGTATGCGCATATACTTCCACTATCTCAAGCCGGAGCTGCTGTGGGAGATCGATGCCGACTCGCGACAGTTCATCAAGGATGGGTTCATCGTGTGCAACACGACGGACGGGGCGGATCGGGCGTGCTTGGAGCGTTTGGCGCACTGTGCCGCCTGTGGGTACTATCTGGAGGCGACGGCGTCCTGCCACTACCGGGAGATCGGTACGAGCCTGCTGCAGTACTACTGGTCGCGCAAAGAGTATGACGAATGCTTTGCGATGGTCAAGCGCGTACCGTACCTGTGGCGTACGATCACGCGCTACTACATTCAGGATCGGCGGGAAGACAAGGTGGTGCAATGCGTCTGGAATCTGGCCGATCCGGAGCTGCTGGAGCGGGCGGCCGGCGAGCTGCCGTTCGAGCTGGACCACTGGCGGCAGCTGTTCGAGCTGGCGATAGCCTACCACCAACGCCACGAAATGATCTGCCTGAGCTGTGATAAATCGATCAGCGGCCGACCGGAGGACAATCAGCGTGACAATAGATCCGCCGTCGAGGCTAACGGTGACGGTGACCATCGTGCGGCGGGTAGCACCGAAGCCGAATCTCAGTTTCGCCAGTGGAACTATCTGCTCGGCGTTGCGCTCGCGCACATTCGCTCGCCGACCGAGCTGCTGTGTCTGGTGCGCCGTTACGCGGACAACATTCCAAGGGGAGCGATTGCCCCCAGCTTCTACATTCGATGTTTGCTGCTGGAAGCGAAGTAG
- the LOC121589385 gene encoding cytochrome c oxidase assembly protein COX16 homolog, mitochondrial isoform X2 has protein sequence MGPIYEQKFLYYSRRKSFRYGVPFLLLIVGGSFGLQQFAQLRYTFSKKGSLTRQEAEKYGINMKKKEDVTLEGEFEKIKELDIEHWDNVRGPRPWEETSPPSTGTEAKH, from the exons ATGGGCCCCATTTACGAG CAAAAGTTCCTATACTACAGTAGACGGAAATCGTTTCGCTACGGTGttccgttcctgctgctgattgTCGGTGGTTCCTTCGGATTGCAACAGTTCGCCCAGCTAAG GTACACATTTTCCAAGAAAGGATCGCTTACGAGACAGGAGGCGGAAAAGTATGGAATCAAcatgaagaagaaggaggacgTTACGCTGGAGGGCGAGTTCGAGAAGATCAAGGAGCTGGACATTGAACACTGGGACAACGTACGGGGGCCCCGACCATGGGAGGAAACGAGCCCACCCTCCACCGGGACGGAAGCAAAGCATTGA
- the LOC121589385 gene encoding uncharacterized protein LOC121589385 isoform X1, giving the protein MIFRFLFFRTSTPSPVWPLTLLCALPRCVLTLQTVKDKTITKYRQRLIFALKKTFCTAQKFLYYSRRKSFRYGVPFLLLIVGGSFGLQQFAQLRYTFSKKGSLTRQEAEKYGINMKKKEDVTLEGEFEKIKELDIEHWDNVRGPRPWEETSPPSTGTEAKH; this is encoded by the exons ATGATTttccggtttttgtttttccgcaCTTCAACACCAAGTCCAGTGTGGCCGCTAACCCTGTTATGCGCTCTGCCAAGGTGTGTTTTGACATTACAAACTGTCAAAGATAAAACGATTACAAAATATCGGCAGCGGCTAATTTTTGCACTCAAGAAAACTTTCTGCACTGCA CAAAAGTTCCTATACTACAGTAGACGGAAATCGTTTCGCTACGGTGttccgttcctgctgctgattgTCGGTGGTTCCTTCGGATTGCAACAGTTCGCCCAGCTAAG GTACACATTTTCCAAGAAAGGATCGCTTACGAGACAGGAGGCGGAAAAGTATGGAATCAAcatgaagaagaaggaggacgTTACGCTGGAGGGCGAGTTCGAGAAGATCAAGGAGCTGGACATTGAACACTGGGACAACGTACGGGGGCCCCGACCATGGGAGGAAACGAGCCCACCCTCCACCGGGACGGAAGCAAAGCATTGA